The genomic interval GCACTGCGAGCGGGGGCGTTCGGCGCCCCAGCAGTCGCGGAGGAATCGAACGATGTCGTCGCTGACGCGGACGCTGCGGGGGCACCAACGGCGGACACGGGCGAGGCGCATGGCGCAAGGTCGGAGGCCCCGGAAGCGCACGACGCGTGGGGTTTTGGCCAGGAGTTGGCGAAGTTCGCCGCGGAGCTGGTTGTAGAAGCCCATTTCGAGTCCATCGCCGAGGGCATGGGCGAGGGCGTCGAGGTCGGCCTCGGCGATGTCGGCGGCAGCGGGGTCCACATTGGGATTGCCCTGGACCTGGTAGCCGAGGCCGACGAGGACCTTTTCGAGGGCCTGGGTGAATTCGTCGAGGGTCACTTGTTCGCGACCGAGGTCGTCCTTGAAGTAGTGGAGGACCGCGGTGGCCGCGTGGCGGATGACGTCGGGGTCGATCTGATCGAGGGAATCGGCGAGGATCTCGATGGTGAGTTTCTCGACCGAGCAGGGGATTTTGTCGCCGGAGGACACCTCAAAGACCAGGTAGTCGGAGTGTAGATGTATCATGGCGCTGGCGTTCGAGTTTGGTGACGACCTCCACGAATTCATCGGCCTCTTCGAACCTCCTGTAAACGCTGGCGTAGCGGACGTAGGCGACCTTGTCGAGAGCGCGAAGGGTTTCCATGACCCGTTCGCCGATGGCCATGACGGGCATCTCGCGATCGTACTCGTTGGCCAGATCGTCGGCGATGCGTTCGGCGGCATCGCTGACGATTTCCGGGTCGATCGGGCGCTTTTCGCAGGCCTTGCGGAGGCCGCTCAGGAGTTTCTCGCGGGAGAACAGTTCGCGCCGCCCGTCCCGCTTGACCACCATCAGTTCGGTGCGCTCGATCTGTTCGTAGGTGGTGTAGCGGTGCCCACATTGGAGGCAGACACGGCGGCGACGGATCGCCCGACCTTCCCGAGAACTCCGGGAATCAATCACCTTGTCGTCGGGACCGCCGCACTTCGGGCATCGCATATTCGGCCGACCGGCTACAGCAGGTTGAGGCTGTGGAGGGCGTAGCACACTGCCGGTGGGGGAGTCAAGGGATGGAAACGAAAAGGCCCGCCGCTGACGACGGGCCTGATCGGGCCGCGGGCGGGAACGGGAGGACGAGACTGGGATCAGTGCCAGCGGGTGGACCGCTCCTGCATCCAGAACACGTCGCGGTTGTTGGCGGAGGTGATGTCGAGGGGACGATCGACCTTGCTGATGCCGGGGCGGGTGCGGGGATCGACCCACTTGCGGATCTCGGAGTGGCCATCGGCGAACGAGAGGCCACCAGCGCCGTTGTGATAGCTGGCCGGGTAATCGACGATCTTAAACCGGCTGCCCTGCGGAGTGCCGGCGGCGCCTTGGGGATAGCCGGCCATGTCCACGACGAAATAGCCGTCGTTGATGCTGTCCTCGCGTTCGTCGAGGAAGACGAAGGTGCTGGAGGGGCCGGGATCGAGGATTTCAGTGAGGCGGAGGTACGTCTTCCAGCCGGACGCGGCATTGGGGACCCAGGGCCCTGAGTTGCCCCAGCCGGGTCCGCCAACCCAGTTGTTCATGGAGACACTGCGGATACGGGGGACGGTCTGGCCCTGGAGCGGGCCGCGGGTGGCCTTGGCGGTGGTCTTGTCGGCCGGGCACTTGAAGATGCCGACGGTGTTACCTGTGTAGGGCCAGAGCGGGCTCTTCTTGGTGTAGGCGTCGTGGTCCCAGTTGTTGGGATCGGTCCGGTTGTTGAGGGTGAGCCAGCTCCCGCCTGTCCAGTTGGGAATGGCCCGTCCGCCCGGCGGCGTCCACCCGGCAGCCCCGATCAACTTGTCCTCGTTGTCGTCCGTGTAGAGGCGCCAGACGAGGGAAAGCTGTTTGGTGTTGCTGAGGCAAAGGATGCCTTGGGCCTTGGACTTCGCCTTGGCCAGGGCGGGAAGGAGCATCGAGGCCAGAATGGCGATGATGGCAATGACGACGAGCAGTTCGATGAGGGTGAACGCGGGCCGCTCGCGCCTGGCCGTGAGATGTGAAGTTGAGTTCATGGGGTGCTTCAGCTCGGCAATCCGTGGGATGCGCGGGATCGTCATGAAAACGGCATGATCGTGCAACTGGGCAGTTCGGAGCACAGGGCGTGGCAGTGCATTTTCGGATTGTCGGCCAGGAGGCAACCGTTTGGAGGAACGTGCGCTGCGATTCCGCGCCATTCGCTCAACGCCCCCTCCGGCTCGTGGGACCCGCCCCTCCGATCGGGCGTGGGGAATCCGTTTATCCGATGATCTGCTGCAACCGCATCCCGTCAGACCGACGACGCGCCGATGCTCCGGGGATGAAGCGTCAGTCGCCGAACAGCTTGCGCAGGCGGTCCCGGGCGGCGTCTTCGCGGGCGTTGCGATCCGGGGCCTGCCAGTCGCGGCGGGCGTAATCGAAGTATTCGCAGAAGTTGGCGGCCGCCTTTTCGGCCACGGGCTCGGCGCGGCGCTCGCGGCACTGGTGGGCGACGCGGAGATCGTAGTGGGTGCAATTGAGACAGACCTTGAGGTCGGCCCGGCATTTCTCACAGGTCTCGCTCCGGCCAGGGGTGCCGTCGAGGAGGTAGGGGGCTCCGCACTGATGACAATGACGTTCGGGCATGGGATGGGGTGGGGCAGGGGCCGCGATTGGAGGGGGGAGGATGTCAGAACAGGCGGGGGCGGCCAAGGGGGTGGGGTCGCCCCGGATAGCCGCGGGCGTGCGGGCGTGCGGGCGTGCGTGTAACAGGTCCGGCACTTCTTAACTTATGAGGCAGGCGATAAGTTGCTGACGACGCAATTCTGCGCGGTATCCCTCCATGAATCCCATCGGGCCGGTGGGGATGACCCTTAGGCGGTTCGTCAACAGAAAGATGCCAGTCCTAATGCCTTGATGGTGTCAACAGCAAGGTGCCGGGCTTATTGATCTGATTGTGATTGGGTTGTCGGCCGTGTCCGCAGAGAGAGAGTCTGAAAAACGCTTGCGGCGCCTTCACTGGTTCGATAATTTCTGTCTTAACAGAAATAAAGGAATAAAGATGGCGGAGATGAGTCCGGTCCAGGGGAAATTCGTGCTGCATTGGGGCGAAATGGGAACGCGTTGGGGCATCAACCGGACGGTCGCCCAGATTCACGCTCTCCTTTTCACGTCGTCCCGCCCCCTCCCCGCCGAGGAGATCGCATCAACCCTCCAGGTGGCCCGGTCGAACGTCAGCAACAGCCTTCGCGAACTTCAGGGCTGGGGGGTCATCCGGCTGGTTCATGTCATGGGCGACAAGCGGGATCATTTCGAGGCCATGAAGGATGTCTGGGAGATGTTCCGGGTGGTCCTCGACGAACGGAAGAAACGGGAGATCGACCCCACCCTCGGCATGCTCCGGGATTGTGTCGCCGAATCGGCCGGGGACGGGGGGACAGATCCGTACACGGAGCGGCGCCTGCGGGAACTGGCGGAGTTCTTCGAACTGACGGGCTCCTGGTACACCCAGATCCGGAACTGGCCCACCCCGGTGATCGCCCGGTTCATGAAACTCGGCGACAAGGTCCGAAAGCTCCTGAACCTGGGCGACTGAGGGCCGCCTTTTTTTGGAGAAATCATTCTGTGAATACAGAAATAACGCAACCAACAGTAGATACGGCCTGCGATGGATGGATTATGGCCACTGTCAACAGGCGCTGGTGCAGCCTCGATCCGCGCTCGGACGGGCGGCACGTCGCCTCACGCGGGTTCCGGATCGAAAGGGGGCCAAGATGAGGCCGCTCCTTCCGAGCGTCCGTGCAGTGATGAAACGTCGCATTCTGGTGAATTTCCGGATCCGACCGGAGGTACTGGCGCCGCGGGTGCCCCGTCCGTTCCGATTGAAGACCGTTCGCGGCTGGGGGTTGGCGGGGATCTGTCTGATCCGGCTCGAACACCTCCGTCCGGGTCCGCTGCCGGCATGGGCGGGGTTGTCGTCCGAGAATGCCGCCCATCGCATTGCGGTCAGTTGGGACTCGGAGGATGGGGAGCGGGACGGGGTGTTCATCCTGGGCCGGGATACGAATTCGGGGGTGAACCGGTGGGCTGGGGGCCGTTTGTTTCCCGGGGTGCATCGGTTCGCGAACTTCCATACGTTCGAAACCGGGGGGCGGATGGAAGTCACCGTGTGCGACGGCGACGGCGTTGTGGTATCCCGGGTGGTGGCGGAGGCGACAGAGGACTGGCCGGCGGAATCGGTATTCGGATCCCTGGCGGAGGCGTCCGAGTTCTTCCGGGACGGATGTACGGGGTGGTCCCGCGCGCTGGACGGCAGGGGCATCGAGGGGGCTCAACTGGAACCGGACTGGTGGGCAATGACTGCCCTGAAGGCGATTGCCGCCGAATCGCGGGTTTTCCAAGATCCTGAACGATTCCCGGCCGGCACGGTGGAACTTGATTCGGCATTGGGCATGTACGGCATCCCGCACACCTGGCGCAATCTGGGGCTTTGGCCGGCCCCGGCGCCAGAGAGGGCGAGCGGGAGCGGAGCTTGTCCCCGGGGCACGCACGGGCCGGGTGCGTTGTTCCGGTTTCCATGACGGGGGCGGGAGGCAGCGGTATTTCCGGGTCGGGCACAAGCCGTGGTTGCGCGTTCCGGTGCATGGGGTGCTGGAGGATCGCGGATTGCTGGTGGAACACTGGCCCTGGATGGCGGAGGCGCGGGTG from Verrucomicrobiia bacterium carries:
- the nrdR gene encoding transcriptional regulator NrdR — protein: MRCPKCGGPDDKVIDSRSSREGRAIRRRRVCLQCGHRYTTYEQIERTELMVVKRDGRRELFSREKLLSGLRKACEKRPIDPEIVSDAAERIADDLANEYDREMPVMAIGERVMETLRALDKVAYVRYASVYRRFEEADEFVEVVTKLERQRHDTSTLRLPGL
- a CDS encoding type II secretion system protein; this translates as MNSTSHLTARRERPAFTLIELLVVIAIIAILASMLLPALAKAKSKAQGILCLSNTKQLSLVWRLYTDDNEDKLIGAAGWTPPGGRAIPNWTGGSWLTLNNRTDPNNWDHDAYTKKSPLWPYTGNTVGIFKCPADKTTAKATRGPLQGQTVPRIRSVSMNNWVGGPGWGNSGPWVPNAASGWKTYLRLTEILDPGPSSTFVFLDEREDSINDGYFVVDMAGYPQGAAGTPQGSRFKIVDYPASYHNGAGGLSFADGHSEIRKWVDPRTRPGISKVDRPLDITSANNRDVFWMQERSTRWH
- a CDS encoding MarR family transcriptional regulator, translating into MGTRWGINRTVAQIHALLFTSSRPLPAEEIASTLQVARSNVSNSLRELQGWGVIRLVHVMGDKRDHFEAMKDVWEMFRVVLDERKKREIDPTLGMLRDCVAESAGDGGTDPYTERRLRELAEFFELTGSWYTQIRNWPTPVIARFMKLGDKVRKLLNLGD
- a CDS encoding DUF2071 domain-containing protein; translated protein: MKRRILVNFRIRPEVLAPRVPRPFRLKTVRGWGLAGICLIRLEHLRPGPLPAWAGLSSENAAHRIAVSWDSEDGERDGVFILGRDTNSGVNRWAGGRLFPGVHRFANFHTFETGGRMEVTVCDGDGVVVSRVVAEATEDWPAESVFGSLAEASEFFRDGCTGWSRALDGRGIEGAQLEPDWWAMTALKAIAAESRVFQDPERFPAGTVELDSALGMYGIPHTWRNLGLWPAPAPERASGSGACPRGTHGPGALFRFP